Proteins encoded in a region of the Halothiobacillus diazotrophicus genome:
- a CDS encoding anthranilate synthase component II, with protein MVLMLDNYDSFTFNLVQYLGELGEEVWVARNDQVTVAEIAERAPSHIVISPGPCSPNEAGISLDVIRHFAGKIPIFGVCLGHQAIGQAFGGEVIRARTVMHGKVSPIYHEGLGVFAGLPNPFDATRYHSLVVARHNLPDALEVTAWTQREDGTFDEIMGLRHREFVVEGVQFHPESILTEHGHQQLKTFLGFRSAVREPVVA; from the coding sequence ATGGTCCTCATGCTCGATAACTACGATTCGTTCACCTTCAATCTCGTGCAGTATCTCGGCGAGTTGGGTGAAGAGGTCTGGGTGGCGCGCAACGATCAGGTTACCGTGGCGGAGATCGCCGAACGGGCGCCATCGCATATCGTGATTTCCCCGGGACCCTGCTCCCCCAACGAGGCGGGCATCTCTCTGGACGTCATTCGGCACTTCGCCGGCAAGATCCCGATTTTCGGCGTCTGTCTCGGTCATCAGGCCATCGGGCAGGCCTTCGGCGGCGAAGTCATCCGGGCGCGGACCGTGATGCACGGCAAGGTTTCCCCGATCTATCACGAGGGGCTTGGGGTCTTTGCGGGGCTGCCGAATCCGTTCGATGCCACCCGTTACCACTCTCTCGTCGTCGCGCGGCACAACCTGCCCGATGCGCTGGAAGTGACCGCCTGGACGCAACGCGAGGACGGGACGTTCGACGAGATCATGGGGTTGCGCCATCGCGAATTCGTCGTGGAAGGGGTGCAGTTCCATCCCGAGTCCATTCTGACCGAGCACGGTCACCAGCAGCTCAAGACCTTCCTGGGGTTCCGGTCGGCCGTGCGCGAGCCGGTCGTCGCATGA
- a CDS encoding multidrug effflux MFS transporter, with the protein MTAPAPRALLIVPVVASLLMLAPFTVDAYLPSFPSIAADFRVEEAAMQDTLSIYLWFFGSMMLVHGPLSDTFGRKRTVLIALTVYALASVAAALAHNLSDLIYARIGQGIAAGAGVVIGRALVRDLFQGAVAQRVMSNVTLVFAVAPAIAPIIGGALEVAFGWRSVFWFLAGFAVLLILGVLRFMPETIGAHNRQPLALGFVLKSYGRALIHGPFIGLTLIFALLFAGLFLYIAAAPAVLIGHLGQAPTDFWKFFVPLVTGLILGSRVSNWLSRRATALRTVTWGLAFSGLAVAYNLAQSLWFMSGTESIWWTVSPIALYAMGLATAMPALNLMALDYIPAQRGLASAMQGFMQMALAGLVSAFVVARLSAHLTWLAAGMLCLWGVAALIWVLWVYRAPRLGFASEGVGGLRQ; encoded by the coding sequence ATGACCGCGCCCGCACCGCGGGCGCTGCTGATCGTGCCGGTCGTCGCCAGCCTGCTGATGCTGGCGCCGTTCACCGTTGATGCCTATCTGCCCTCGTTTCCGTCGATCGCGGCGGATTTTCGGGTGGAAGAGGCAGCCATGCAGGATACGCTCAGCATCTACCTGTGGTTTTTCGGCTCGATGATGCTGGTCCACGGGCCGCTGTCCGATACCTTCGGGCGCAAGCGGACCGTGCTGATCGCGCTGACGGTCTATGCCCTGGCTTCCGTCGCGGCGGCGCTGGCGCACAATTTGTCGGATCTCATTTACGCCCGCATCGGGCAGGGCATTGCAGCGGGCGCCGGGGTGGTCATCGGTCGCGCACTGGTTCGGGACCTGTTCCAGGGCGCCGTGGCGCAACGCGTCATGTCGAATGTTACCCTCGTCTTCGCCGTGGCGCCCGCGATTGCCCCGATCATCGGCGGTGCCCTGGAAGTGGCATTCGGCTGGCGTTCGGTCTTCTGGTTCCTGGCCGGCTTTGCGGTGCTCCTGATCCTCGGTGTGCTGCGTTTCATGCCGGAAACCATCGGTGCACACAATCGTCAGCCCCTGGCGCTCGGGTTCGTGCTGAAAAGCTATGGTCGGGCGCTGATTCACGGGCCGTTCATCGGTCTGACTCTGATCTTCGCTCTGTTGTTCGCAGGACTGTTCCTCTACATCGCCGCCGCGCCGGCTGTCCTGATCGGGCATCTCGGGCAGGCGCCAACGGATTTCTGGAAGTTCTTCGTGCCGCTGGTCACGGGGCTGATTCTGGGCAGTCGGGTCAGCAACTGGCTGTCGCGACGTGCCACGGCGTTGCGGACGGTCACCTGGGGATTGGCGTTCAGCGGGCTGGCCGTGGCATACAACCTGGCCCAGAGTCTCTGGTTCATGTCGGGTACGGAGTCGATCTGGTGGACGGTTTCGCCCATCGCCTTGTATGCGATGGGCTTGGCCACTGCGATGCCGGCCCTGAATTTGATGGCGCTGGATTACATCCCGGCGCAGCGCGGGCTGGCCTCGGCGATGCAGGGATTCATGCAAATGGCGCTGGCGGGCCTGGTTTCGGCATTCGTGGTGGCTCGATTGTCTGCGCACCTGACCTGGTTGGCAGCGGGGATGTTGTGCTTGTGGGGGGTGGCGGCCCTGATCTGGGTTCTGTGGGTGTATCGGGCGCCCAGGCTGGGATTCGCCTCGGAGGGTGTCGGCGGTTTGCGGCAGTGA
- a CDS encoding YebC/PmpR family DNA-binding transcriptional regulator — MAGHSKWANIKHRKARQDNKRGKIWTKIIREITAAARIGKSADPAANPRLRLAWDKALGANMPKDTMERAAKRGIGAGEGEQFEDVLYEGYGPGGVAVLAYCMTDNRTRTVADVRHAFTKHGGNLGTDGSVAYLFSKLGVLYYPPGVADEDALMEAALEAGAEDVQTDEEGAVEVLTTPEEYVSVKDALVAAGFEPEASEVAMRAAVNVPVEGDTAIKLVKMIDMLEDLDDVQEVFHNAEIPEEAYA, encoded by the coding sequence ATGGCCGGCCATAGCAAATGGGCAAACATCAAGCACCGCAAGGCCCGTCAGGACAACAAGCGGGGTAAGATCTGGACGAAGATCATTCGCGAAATCACCGCCGCGGCGCGGATCGGCAAATCGGCTGATCCGGCCGCGAACCCGCGCTTGCGCCTGGCCTGGGACAAGGCGCTGGGGGCCAACATGCCCAAGGATACGATGGAGCGCGCCGCCAAGCGGGGCATCGGGGCTGGCGAAGGCGAGCAGTTCGAGGACGTGTTGTACGAAGGGTACGGTCCGGGGGGCGTCGCCGTGCTGGCCTACTGCATGACCGACAACCGGACCCGCACCGTGGCCGACGTGCGTCATGCCTTCACCAAGCATGGCGGCAATCTGGGCACCGATGGTTCCGTGGCCTACCTCTTCAGCAAGTTGGGCGTTCTGTATTATCCGCCGGGCGTGGCCGACGAGGATGCCTTGATGGAAGCGGCGCTGGAAGCCGGAGCCGAGGACGTCCAGACCGACGAGGAAGGTGCCGTCGAGGTGCTGACGACGCCGGAGGAGTACGTTTCCGTCAAGGATGCTCTGGTGGCCGCCGGGTTCGAACCGGAGGCCAGCGAGGTCGCCATGCGGGCGGCCGTCAATGTGCCGGTCGAGGGCGATACGGCTATCAAGCTCGTCAAGATGATCGATATGCTGGAAGACCTCGACGATGTGCAGGAGGTCTTCCACAACGCCGAGATACCTGAAGAGGCGTACGCGTAA
- the ruvC gene encoding crossover junction endodeoxyribonuclease RuvC — protein sequence MARLRVLGVDPGSVTTGVGVIDFEHGKARCIHLESLALKAAGSFSARLGVIFGLMDEIIAQHQPDEFAIEQIFMYRSPESSLKLAQARGVAIAAAVRRGLPVHEYMPAVVKQAVVGTGRADKLQVQHMVKRLLSLSVDPPADGADAAAVALCHCFRRTSLAGVESNEPGVEKTAMQLLAQSRYRRRSR from the coding sequence GTGGCACGTCTGCGTGTGCTGGGTGTCGATCCGGGCTCCGTCACGACCGGCGTGGGGGTAATCGACTTCGAGCACGGCAAGGCACGTTGCATCCATCTGGAGAGTCTCGCCCTCAAGGCCGCGGGCAGCTTTTCCGCCCGGTTGGGCGTGATCTTCGGGCTGATGGACGAGATCATCGCGCAGCATCAACCGGACGAGTTCGCGATCGAACAGATTTTCATGTACCGCAGTCCAGAGTCTTCACTCAAGCTCGCGCAGGCGCGAGGTGTCGCCATCGCTGCCGCCGTGCGACGCGGCCTACCGGTGCACGAATACATGCCGGCGGTCGTCAAGCAGGCGGTCGTCGGCACGGGGCGGGCGGACAAACTTCAGGTGCAGCATATGGTCAAGCGTTTGCTTTCGTTATCGGTCGATCCCCCGGCGGACGGTGCGGACGCCGCAGCCGTGGCGTTGTGTCATTGCTTTCGGCGTACGTCGCTGGCTGGCGTCGAGAGCAACGAACCGGGCGTCGAGAAGACGGCGATGCAGCTATTGGCACAATCCCGATATCGGAGGCGGAGCAGATGA
- the ruvA gene encoding Holliday junction branch migration protein RuvA yields MIGRLKGILVSKQPPWLLVDVHGVGYEVETPLSTLFDLPANGQEVTLLIHTVVREDAFLLYGFLREAERTLFRHLLKVTGVGAKLALAILSGMNAQEFADAVHRNDVSALVRLPGIGKKTAERLIIEMRDRLVQGAEVAPASAVGGAQAITFSNPVQEAIGALEALGYKPIEATRMIRAIPDAESQSVEVLIRSALKSMAG; encoded by the coding sequence ATGATCGGACGGCTCAAGGGAATTCTTGTCAGCAAGCAGCCGCCATGGCTGCTGGTCGACGTGCACGGTGTGGGATACGAAGTCGAGACACCCCTCTCGACCTTGTTCGATTTGCCGGCCAACGGGCAGGAAGTCACCCTGCTGATTCATACTGTGGTGCGGGAAGATGCGTTCCTGCTGTACGGTTTTCTGCGTGAGGCCGAACGAACGTTATTCCGGCATCTGCTGAAGGTGACTGGCGTCGGTGCGAAGTTGGCGCTGGCCATTCTGTCCGGCATGAACGCGCAGGAATTTGCCGACGCCGTGCATCGCAATGATGTTTCGGCGCTGGTGCGGCTGCCGGGCATCGGCAAGAAAACCGCCGAGCGACTCATTATCGAGATGCGGGATCGATTGGTCCAGGGCGCGGAGGTCGCGCCGGCTTCGGCGGTCGGCGGTGCCCAGGCGATCACGTTCAGCAATCCGGTGCAGGAGGCGATTGGGGCATTGGAGGCGCTCGGTTACAAGCCGATCGAGGCGACCCGCATGATCCGCGCCATCCCCGATGCCGAGTCGCAGAGCGTCGAGGTGCTGATCCGCTCGGCACTGAAATCCATGGCAGGTTGA
- the ruvB gene encoding Holliday junction branch migration DNA helicase RuvB encodes MNERIVTSQVGADEAAIERALRPKTLADYVGQPAVVDQMQVFIPAARQRGESLDHVLIFGPPGLGKTTLAHIIAHEMGVGLKQTSGPVLERPGDLAALLTNLEPHDVLFIDEIHRLSAVVEEILYPAMEDFQIDIMIGEGPAARSIKLDLPPFTLVGATTRAGMLTNPLRDRFGIIQRLEFYGPNDLTQIVHRSAQLLGVRMDTDGAREIAVRSRGTPRIANRLLRRARDFAEVRGDGAITRQVAHDALNLLQVDAQGFDHQDRRLLEALIHKFDGGPVGLDNIAAAIGEARDTIEDVLEPYLIQQGFLVRTARGRMATRQTYAHFGFRPPRSWAKAQGELLPEEGE; translated from the coding sequence ATGAACGAACGCATCGTGACGAGTCAGGTAGGTGCCGACGAAGCGGCGATCGAGCGGGCGCTCCGCCCGAAAACCCTTGCCGATTATGTCGGTCAGCCGGCGGTGGTCGATCAGATGCAGGTGTTCATTCCGGCGGCCCGGCAGCGCGGGGAGTCGCTGGATCATGTGTTGATCTTCGGGCCGCCCGGTCTCGGCAAGACCACCCTGGCCCATATCATCGCCCACGAAATGGGCGTGGGGCTCAAGCAGACCTCCGGACCCGTGCTGGAGCGTCCGGGTGACTTGGCGGCGCTGCTGACCAACCTCGAACCGCACGACGTGCTATTCATCGACGAAATCCATCGTCTGTCCGCGGTCGTCGAGGAAATTCTCTACCCCGCCATGGAAGATTTCCAGATCGACATCATGATCGGCGAAGGCCCGGCGGCGCGCTCCATCAAGCTCGACCTGCCGCCGTTCACCCTTGTCGGCGCCACGACCCGTGCCGGCATGCTGACCAACCCCCTGCGCGATCGTTTCGGCATCATTCAGCGACTGGAGTTTTATGGTCCGAACGATCTGACTCAGATCGTTCATCGCTCGGCGCAGCTGCTGGGCGTGCGGATGGACACTGACGGCGCACGGGAAATCGCCGTCCGGTCACGGGGCACCCCCCGGATCGCCAACCGGCTTCTTCGTCGTGCGCGGGATTTCGCCGAAGTGCGGGGCGATGGTGCGATCACACGTCAGGTCGCCCACGATGCGCTGAACTTGTTGCAGGTGGACGCCCAGGGGTTCGATCATCAGGATCGCCGCCTGCTTGAAGCCCTGATCCACAAGTTCGACGGCGGCCCGGTCGGGCTGGACAACATCGCCGCCGCGATCGGCGAAGCGCGCGACACCATCGAGGACGTGCTCGAGCCTTATCTGATCCAGCAAGGGTTTCTCGTGCGCACCGCCCGAGGTCGCATGGCGACCCGGCAAACCTATGCCCACTTCGGTTTCCGACCGCCCAGGAGCTGGGCGAAGGCGCAGGGCGAATTGCTGCCCGAGGAGGGCGAATGA
- the ybgC gene encoding tol-pal system-associated acyl-CoA thioesterase: protein MSLGPENRPPFYWPIRVYYEDTDAGGVVYYANYLKFFERARTEWLRSLGFEQDILREEQGVIFVVSSVQVEYKRVIKFNDELRVSCALTAMSAAAMTFHQVAERTSDGAELSEATVRIVCVNAESFKPKPIPNVLRSCCL from the coding sequence ATGAGCCTGGGTCCCGAAAACCGTCCCCCTTTCTACTGGCCGATCCGGGTCTATTATGAGGATACCGATGCCGGCGGTGTCGTGTATTACGCGAACTACCTCAAGTTCTTCGAGCGCGCCCGGACCGAATGGTTGCGTTCGCTTGGCTTCGAGCAGGATATTTTGCGCGAAGAACAGGGGGTGATTTTCGTGGTTTCCTCCGTGCAGGTAGAATATAAGCGTGTGATAAAATTCAACGACGAATTGCGCGTTTCCTGCGCTCTGACAGCGATGTCGGCCGCCGCCATGACGTTTCATCAGGTTGCCGAGCGAACTTCCGACGGGGCCGAATTGTCTGAGGCCACGGTGCGGATCGTCTGTGTGAACGCCGAGAGTTTCAAGCCCAAGCCCATTCCTAACGTATTGCGGAGCTGCTGTTTGTGA
- the tolQ gene encoding protein TolQ, with protein MSTEPSVLNLILGASLPVQVVLLILLLASVASWALIFHKSSVLRTARAKARRFEESFWSGGSLTDFYDRLSRDTQPCDGQEAIFEAGFREFRRLRQTEGRSTEELLEGVERAMRVVLHRQIERFEEGLPVLATIGSVSPYVGLFGTVWGIMSAFMSLGNVQNATLASVAPPIAEALIATAMGLFAAIPAVVAYNRYSTQIDELFGRYDRFTDEFLGLLQRQIGGQ; from the coding sequence GTGAGTACCGAACCGTCTGTCTTGAACCTGATTCTCGGGGCGAGCCTGCCCGTGCAGGTCGTTCTTTTGATTCTGCTGTTGGCCTCCGTGGCTTCCTGGGCCCTGATTTTTCACAAGTCGTCCGTGCTCCGCACCGCGCGCGCGAAGGCACGCCGGTTCGAGGAGAGCTTCTGGAGCGGCGGCAGCCTGACTGATTTTTACGATCGCCTGAGCCGGGACACGCAACCGTGCGACGGTCAGGAAGCCATTTTCGAGGCCGGGTTTCGCGAGTTCCGGCGCCTGCGTCAGACCGAAGGTCGCAGTACCGAAGAGCTGCTCGAAGGGGTGGAGCGTGCCATGCGCGTCGTCCTGCATCGCCAGATCGAGCGCTTCGAGGAAGGCTTGCCCGTGCTGGCGACGATCGGTTCCGTCAGTCCCTATGTGGGTCTGTTCGGGACGGTATGGGGGATCATGAGTGCCTTCATGAGTCTCGGCAATGTGCAGAACGCCACCCTGGCGTCCGTCGCGCCGCCGATCGCCGAGGCGCTGATCGCAACGGCCATGGGCCTGTTCGCTGCGATTCCGGCTGTGGTGGCTTACAATCGCTACTCGACGCAGATCGACGAGCTGTTTGGTCGCTACGATCGTTTTACCGACGAGTTCCTCGGTCTGCTCCAGCGTCAGATCGGAGGACAGTAA
- the tolR gene encoding protein TolR, with amino-acid sequence MDRRARRTRRMVAEINVVPYIDVMLVLLVIFMVTAPMLQQGVEVQPPSAASKPLPNQDDLPVIITVNKAGEYFVSNAPNPKAPLSLEEIKPLIIAARQVKPKIPVLVKGDGSADYRSVMQAMVAAQQAGVDKVGLVTTPVDGAPAGGGK; translated from the coding sequence ATGGATCGTCGCGCGCGACGCACTCGGAGAATGGTGGCCGAAATCAACGTCGTGCCGTACATCGACGTCATGCTGGTGCTGCTCGTCATATTCATGGTCACGGCACCCATGCTGCAGCAGGGTGTCGAGGTCCAGCCGCCCAGCGCAGCGTCGAAGCCGCTGCCTAATCAGGATGACCTGCCGGTAATCATCACCGTCAACAAGGCCGGCGAGTACTTTGTCAGTAACGCACCCAATCCCAAGGCGCCGTTGTCCCTTGAAGAGATCAAGCCGTTGATCATCGCCGCCCGTCAGGTCAAGCCGAAAATTCCGGTGCTGGTCAAGGGGGATGGCTCGGCGGACTATCGTTCGGTGATGCAGGCCATGGTCGCGGCGCAGCAGGCCGGTGTCGACAAGGTCGGTCTCGTCACGACGCCTGTCGACGGCGCTCCGGCCGGCGGAGGTAAGTAG
- the tolA gene encoding cell envelope integrity protein TolA, which yields MFRWITRMPFAVLLAIVLHLLLALAILLSIEWHAFSPAMEASKVPSEPTIQAQSVSQAAIEQQVKRLKNQDAERAQAVKSQERAAEQAKAAAEQAAAARRAEQARLQQLEAMREMKQKAAAAQEQQLKALQEAQKQAQQTVENQKKALEKIQQEAAQAAAEKQAAAAAAAKEKAAADAAKKAAAQAAAEAEQARQQAAAEKAAKEQAQKEAAAKAAKEKAQKEAAAKAAKQKAEKEAEAKAAKEKAQAEKAAAAKAQQAREAALQQQLQNELRQSQSKGVLDAYGAAIKAKVTAQWFKPPGWQPQWKCNVRISQAQDGTVLNVKILQCDGDQLFQRSVQQAIERASPLPLPSDMSLFSPSINFTFKADTQP from the coding sequence ATGTTCCGTTGGATTACCCGGATGCCATTTGCCGTCCTTCTGGCGATCGTGTTGCATTTGCTTCTGGCATTGGCAATCCTGCTCTCGATTGAGTGGCATGCCTTCTCGCCCGCGATGGAAGCCTCGAAGGTCCCGAGCGAGCCGACCATCCAGGCTCAGTCCGTGTCTCAGGCGGCGATCGAACAACAGGTGAAGCGTCTGAAGAATCAGGATGCCGAGCGTGCCCAAGCGGTGAAGTCGCAGGAACGTGCCGCGGAGCAGGCCAAGGCGGCTGCGGAGCAGGCAGCGGCGGCCCGTCGGGCGGAACAGGCGCGCCTGCAGCAGCTTGAGGCCATGCGCGAGATGAAGCAAAAGGCGGCCGCGGCGCAGGAGCAACAGCTGAAGGCTCTGCAGGAAGCGCAGAAGCAAGCGCAGCAAACGGTCGAAAATCAGAAAAAGGCGCTGGAGAAGATCCAGCAGGAAGCGGCGCAGGCTGCGGCTGAGAAACAGGCGGCTGCCGCTGCCGCGGCAAAGGAAAAAGCGGCGGCCGACGCAGCCAAGAAAGCGGCCGCTCAGGCGGCTGCCGAGGCCGAGCAGGCACGTCAGCAGGCCGCAGCGGAGAAAGCGGCCAAGGAACAGGCCCAGAAAGAAGCAGCCGCGAAAGCGGCCAAGGAAAAAGCCCAGAAGGAAGCTGCGGCCAAGGCAGCCAAGCAAAAAGCTGAAAAAGAGGCAGAGGCCAAGGCGGCCAAGGAAAAGGCTCAAGCCGAGAAAGCGGCCGCCGCCAAGGCCCAGCAGGCACGGGAAGCCGCGTTGCAGCAGCAATTGCAGAACGAACTTCGCCAAAGTCAGTCCAAGGGCGTACTGGATGCCTATGGCGCGGCGATCAAGGCCAAGGTGACGGCGCAGTGGTTCAAGCCGCCGGGTTGGCAGCCGCAGTGGAAGTGTAACGTCCGCATTTCCCAGGCTCAGGATGGCACCGTGCTGAACGTCAAGATTTTGCAGTGCGATGGCGACCAGTTGTTCCAGCGGTCGGTGCAGCAGGCGATCGAGCGTGCCTCGCCGTTGCCGCTGCCGAGCGACATGAGCTTGTTTTCGCCGAGCATTAACTTTACCTTCAAGGCCGATACGCAACCTTGA
- the tolB gene encoding Tol-Pal system beta propeller repeat protein TolB — MNTRIRRWSLWIVSGLFLVLPMVSQAELNIVISGGQESGVPIAVVPFATTTKTDFASIIRADLARSGQFAPLAVEQMPSQPSSPEQVQFDQWRAGKAQYLVVGKVEQQGNGYQATFYLLNVSNGQQMTGRVISAPMTAERSIAHRIADIIFKQITGVRGAFDTKIAYVTETDAPLKKRRYTLEVADSDGANPQTVLNSAYPLMSPTWSPDGNKLAYVSFEGNRAGIWVQDLRTGQRYQLTKFPGINGAPSWSPRGNKIALTLSKYHSPNIYVVDLDTRNLTQITNDGSINTEAAWLPDNNTLIFTSDRSGTPQIFEQQIGSHSAQRLTFGLSYAAGGAVSPDGKTLAMIAGGNGGFRIAVQSLAGGGSDLRYISQGGAEERPSFAPNGTMLIYASQAGGDSVLKVSPVAGQGSQTLRFAQGKVRDPAWGPFLDDSQ, encoded by the coding sequence ATGAACACGCGGATTCGACGCTGGAGTTTGTGGATTGTGAGCGGGTTATTCCTGGTCCTGCCGATGGTGAGTCAGGCGGAGCTGAATATCGTCATCAGCGGTGGGCAGGAAAGCGGGGTGCCCATTGCGGTGGTTCCCTTCGCGACGACGACCAAAACGGATTTCGCCAGCATCATTCGCGCCGATCTCGCCCGCTCCGGGCAATTCGCACCGTTGGCCGTCGAGCAGATGCCCAGCCAGCCGTCCTCCCCGGAGCAGGTTCAATTCGATCAGTGGCGGGCCGGCAAGGCGCAGTATCTGGTCGTGGGCAAGGTCGAGCAGCAGGGAAACGGCTATCAGGCCACCTTCTACCTGTTGAATGTGAGCAACGGGCAGCAGATGACCGGGCGCGTGATCAGTGCGCCCATGACGGCTGAACGCAGTATTGCGCATCGCATTGCCGACATTATCTTCAAGCAGATCACCGGGGTGCGCGGTGCCTTCGACACCAAGATCGCTTATGTCACCGAAACGGATGCGCCATTGAAAAAACGGCGCTATACGCTGGAAGTGGCCGATTCGGATGGCGCTAACCCACAGACCGTATTGAATTCGGCCTATCCGCTGATGTCGCCGACCTGGTCGCCGGATGGCAACAAGTTGGCCTATGTCTCGTTCGAGGGCAACCGGGCCGGTATCTGGGTGCAGGATTTGCGAACCGGCCAGCGGTATCAACTGACGAAGTTCCCGGGGATCAACGGTGCGCCGAGCTGGTCGCCTCGCGGCAACAAGATCGCGCTGACGCTGTCGAAATACCATAGTCCGAATATTTATGTCGTCGACCTGGACACCCGAAACCTGACGCAGATCACCAATGACGGCTCCATCAACACGGAAGCGGCTTGGTTGCCGGACAATAACACGCTGATTTTCACGTCGGACCGATCCGGTACGCCGCAGATATTCGAGCAGCAAATCGGATCACATTCGGCGCAGCGCCTGACATTTGGTCTGTCCTACGCAGCCGGCGGCGCCGTGTCGCCCGACGGCAAGACCCTGGCCATGATCGCGGGTGGCAATGGCGGTTTCCGCATTGCCGTACAATCGTTGGCAGGTGGCGGCAGCGACCTGCGCTACATCAGTCAGGGGGGGGCGGAGGAACGACCCAGTTTTGCGCCCAACGGTACGATGCTGATCTATGCATCGCAGGCAGGCGGGGACTCCGTCCTGAAGGTGAGTCCAGTGGCTGGCCAGGGTAGCCAGACATTGCGTTTTGCCCAAGGCAAGGTTCGTGACCCGGCCTGGGGTCCTTTTCTGGACGATAGCCAGTAA